Proteins found in one Clostridium kluyveri DSM 555 genomic segment:
- a CDS encoding FAD-dependent oxidoreductase: protein MKNLIKKLHPNKYLIIGANAAGINAAKTLRRLDSNSRITIISKDKSVYSRCMLHRVLDGRCTS, encoded by the coding sequence ATGAAGAATTTAATAAAAAAACTGCACCCCAACAAATATTTGATAATAGGAGCCAATGCCGCTGGAATAAATGCCGCCAAAACCTTGAGAAGACTAGACAGTAATTCCCGCATAACAATTATTTCAAAAGACAAAAGTGTTTATTCAAGGTGCATGCTCCACAGAGTACTTGATGGAAGGTGTACGTCCTAA
- the feoB gene encoding ferrous iron transport protein B, whose translation MSSTTIALLGQPNSGKSTLFNALTGSHQHVGNWPGKTVEQKEGYFTYHNKKYTIVDLPGTYSLSANSEEEIVTREYISSGKAELVCILADASQLQRSLFMLADYAGIKTPVVLLLNMMDIAQQQGKNINSAAISKELGIPVVPIVAADKKCYDDFFKVLEKIQEIQGVLDEKDILNLYTVTIGNRYKQILQLLPEEGIDTYSSAWLASKLVEQDSMAVNVVKSYVSDDTWGRISLILEQVKNGSLLTGECKFRWIENLLKYNVSEGKTREPKIGFFDRIATSKTWGKPLAIGIIILGLILSMAIAMPFMSLFGYFPNIFYDPISKGLFYMGMPSVIISLLCDGVITAISFALMMVSFVFGISLVFGFLEEVGYMARISYVFDNTMSKLGLQGKAVMPFLVSFGCNIGGVSGTRVIDSWGQRVITMALSWVIPCAATWGVVGLMSSVFFGGGAVFVIISLFAVALLHMIVTSKIFGKSLIKESDRSGLIMELPPYHKPKYKNLFRFVFNRMSDVLKRALKIIVLVSVFFWALSYTPDGNVTDSIIYKVGTFIEPVTMWFGLRWQTFMAFIASAMGKEAALGVLASLFNSSGAVAGIWGSISGKAAVNTSGLAGALISGISKAEALAFIYAFFFNVPCIMAVASTQQESHSIKWTLRIVGYYIVVALIMSFIAYHIGLFIF comes from the coding sequence ATGAGCAGCACGACTATTGCACTGCTCGGACAGCCAAATTCGGGAAAATCAACCTTGTTCAATGCCCTTACCGGTTCACATCAGCATGTAGGAAATTGGCCAGGAAAAACCGTAGAACAAAAAGAAGGCTACTTTACCTACCATAATAAAAAGTATACTATTGTAGATTTACCCGGTACATACAGTCTATCTGCAAATTCTGAAGAAGAAATTGTAACCAGAGAGTATATATCAAGTGGAAAGGCAGAGTTGGTTTGTATTCTGGCAGATGCTTCTCAACTTCAGCGAAGTTTGTTTATGCTGGCAGATTATGCAGGTATAAAAACTCCTGTTGTTTTGCTTTTAAATATGATGGATATAGCTCAGCAGCAGGGAAAAAACATCAATAGTGCAGCTATATCCAAAGAGTTGGGTATTCCCGTAGTTCCCATTGTAGCAGCAGATAAAAAATGTTATGATGACTTTTTTAAAGTATTGGAAAAAATACAAGAAATTCAGGGGGTGCTGGATGAAAAAGATATTTTAAACTTATATACTGTAACTATAGGGAACAGGTATAAACAAATACTTCAATTACTGCCTGAGGAAGGTATTGATACCTATTCTTCCGCCTGGCTGGCCTCGAAGCTCGTAGAACAGGATTCTATGGCAGTGAACGTAGTAAAATCTTATGTAAGTGATGACACTTGGGGTAGAATATCTTTAATATTGGAACAAGTTAAAAATGGCAGCTTGTTAACAGGAGAGTGTAAATTCAGGTGGATTGAAAATTTACTTAAATATAATGTAAGTGAAGGTAAAACAAGGGAACCTAAAATAGGTTTTTTTGATAGAATTGCCACGAGTAAAACTTGGGGAAAACCTCTTGCCATAGGGATTATTATTTTAGGACTTATCCTTTCTATGGCAATCGCCATGCCTTTTATGAGTTTGTTTGGATATTTCCCCAATATTTTCTATGATCCTATTTCAAAGGGACTTTTCTATATGGGAATGCCGTCAGTCATTATTTCCCTGCTTTGTGATGGAGTGATAACAGCAATATCTTTTGCATTAATGATGGTAAGTTTTGTATTTGGTATAAGTCTGGTATTTGGCTTTCTAGAGGAAGTTGGCTATATGGCACGTATCTCCTATGTTTTTGACAATACTATGTCTAAATTGGGATTACAGGGTAAGGCCGTTATGCCGTTTTTGGTAAGTTTCGGATGTAATATTGGAGGAGTATCTGGAACTAGGGTAATAGATTCTTGGGGACAAAGGGTTATTACAATGGCTCTTTCCTGGGTAATTCCATGTGCTGCTACATGGGGAGTTGTAGGACTTATGAGCAGCGTTTTTTTTGGAGGAGGTGCTGTTTTTGTCATTATATCCTTATTTGCAGTGGCACTTTTACACATGATTGTTACATCTAAAATATTTGGAAAATCTTTGATAAAGGAAAGTGATAGAAGTGGTCTAATTATGGAATTGCCGCCTTATCACAAGCCCAAGTACAAAAATTTATTCCGATTTGTTTTTAATCGTATGAGTGATGTATTAAAACGTGCATTAAAAATTATTGTTCTTGTATCTGTTTTCTTTTGGGCTTTGTCCTATACTCCAGATGGGAATGTGACAGATAGTATTATTTATAAAGTGGGTACTTTTATAGAACCTGTTACTATGTGGTTTGGACTAAGGTGGCAGACATTTATGGCTTTTATAGCTTCTGCTATGGGGAAGGAAGCAGCACTTGGTGTACTTGCTTCTTTATTCAACAGTTCTGGTGCAGTGGCAGGAATATGGGGTTCCATATCAGGTAAGGCAGCTGTAAATACATCAGGTCTTGCAGGAGCTCTTATAAGTGGTATTTCCAAGGCAGAAGCCCTTGCTTTTATTTATGCATTTTTCTTTAACGTACCATGCATCATGGCTGTTGCATCCACTCAGCAGGAAAGTCATTCCATAAAATGGACTCTGCGCATTGTAGGCTATTATATAGTTGTGGCATTGATTATGTCTTTTATTGCCTACCATATTGGACTATTTATTTTTTAA
- a CDS encoding FeoA family protein translates to MKKSNITAEKQLLLKKLSMANSGDEGRIVSVHGDNRFLSRITSMGLTIGSAINVIQNENKRPILVHARDTMIAINRKECEKILLEVMEK, encoded by the coding sequence ATGAAAAAATCTAATATAACTGCCGAAAAACAACTGTTGTTGAAAAAGTTGAGTATGGCAAACAGTGGGGATGAGGGAAGAATTGTATCAGTTCACGGAGATAATCGATTTTTAAGCAGAATTACTTCTATGGGACTTACCATAGGAAGTGCCATTAATGTGATTCAGAATGAAAATAAACGTCCAATACTGGTACATGCCAGAGATACTATGATTGCCATTAATCGTAAAGAATGTGAAAAGATCCTGTTGGAGGTGATGGAAAAATGA
- a CDS encoding helix-turn-helix domain-containing protein, which yields MEVTLRERDLYGQSVQIKERKGAKTIYHMDYGKGQGTMTAFKLFTGVELVYNNFSSFTCVHMAESLADVIEINHCRRGRFECEFKGSSFAYLGEGDMAINMLENQVCYSSFPLGIYEGVSILIDIKMVRDMLSNIIEGVSINLYELRDKLCPKNGCLVLKAPVKIEHIFQEIYKVEPKIQLGYLRLKILELLLIFSSLPSPSFKISPYFSMEQVQKVKHIRQHLIKSLDRHITLKELAAEHQISLTSLKNCFKAIYGKTIYAFCREYRMQTAAEIIKDTPLPITQIAGMVGYENPGKFSAAFKKIMGMPPLEYRKK from the coding sequence ATGGAGGTGACGCTGAGAGAAAGGGATCTCTATGGCCAGAGTGTACAAATAAAGGAACGAAAAGGAGCAAAAACCATATATCACATGGATTATGGAAAAGGTCAGGGAACCATGACAGCTTTCAAGCTATTTACTGGAGTGGAACTTGTCTATAATAATTTTAGTTCATTTACCTGTGTTCATATGGCGGAATCTTTGGCAGATGTTATTGAGATTAATCACTGCCGGAGGGGACGTTTTGAATGTGAATTCAAGGGAAGTTCTTTTGCATATCTGGGGGAAGGAGATATGGCCATAAATATGCTGGAAAATCAGGTTTGTTATTCCAGCTTTCCTCTTGGCATTTATGAAGGAGTATCAATTTTAATTGATATAAAAATGGTTCGGGATATGCTTTCTAATATAATAGAGGGAGTTTCCATAAATCTATATGAACTAAGGGATAAATTATGTCCTAAGAATGGTTGTTTGGTTTTAAAAGCACCTGTAAAAATAGAACATATATTTCAGGAGATTTATAAAGTGGAACCTAAAATTCAGCTGGGGTATTTGAGATTAAAGATATTGGAACTGTTACTCATATTTAGTAGCCTGCCTTCTCCTTCTTTTAAAATATCGCCTTATTTTTCAATGGAACAGGTGCAAAAGGTAAAACATATAAGGCAGCATTTAATTAAATCATTGGATAGACATATCACATTGAAAGAATTGGCGGCAGAACATCAAATAAGTCTTACCAGTTTAAAAAATTGCTTTAAGGCCATATATGGAAAAACCATTTATGCATTTTGCAGGGAGTATAGGATGCAGACAGCAGCGGAAATAATTAAGGATACCCCCCTGCCTATTACACAGATTGCAGGGATGGTGGGCTATGAAAATCCGGGTAAATTTTCTGCAGCTTTTAAGAAAATAATGGGAATGCCCCCCCTGGAATATCGAAAAAAATAA
- the leuB gene encoding 3-isopropylmalate dehydrogenase, with the protein MKIAIIPGDGVGKEIIAQGKKVLKAAAHKYKFDFEYEEVLLGGSAIDEKGTPLPEETIKICKSSDAVLLGAVGGPKWDKLPGNLRPEAGLLGIRKALGVFANLRPAILFPELKSASNLKPEVLGEGLDIMIVRELTGGAYFGEKDRINVEGGQKAWDTISYSTFEIDRIARRSFEIARKRNKKLTLIDKANVLESSKLWREVVAEIAKEYDDVELNYMYVDNAAMQLIKNPGQFDVILTENMFGDILSDEASMLTGSLGMLPSASVREDSFGLYEPIHGSAPDIAGQNKANPIGTLMSISMMFKYSFNMDEISHNIENSISKVLKEGYRTLDIATEGSKIVGTEEMGELIIKNM; encoded by the coding sequence GTGAAAATAGCTATTATACCAGGAGATGGAGTTGGGAAGGAAATAATTGCACAGGGAAAAAAAGTTTTAAAGGCTGCAGCACATAAATATAAATTTGATTTTGAATATGAAGAGGTACTGCTAGGAGGAAGTGCCATAGATGAAAAAGGAACACCTCTTCCAGAGGAGACTATAAAGATTTGCAAGAGCAGTGATGCAGTACTTCTAGGAGCGGTAGGAGGACCTAAATGGGATAAACTGCCCGGAAATTTAAGGCCTGAAGCGGGACTTCTGGGCATAAGAAAAGCCCTTGGGGTATTTGCCAATTTAAGACCTGCCATATTGTTTCCAGAGCTTAAATCTGCTTCAAATTTAAAACCTGAAGTGCTTGGAGAAGGACTTGATATAATGATAGTGAGAGAGTTAACCGGAGGAGCATATTTTGGAGAAAAAGACAGGATAAATGTAGAAGGGGGACAAAAAGCCTGGGATACTATAAGCTATTCCACATTTGAAATAGATAGAATTGCCAGAAGATCTTTTGAAATTGCTAGAAAGAGAAATAAGAAACTCACCTTGATAGATAAAGCCAATGTACTTGAAAGCTCTAAACTGTGGAGGGAAGTTGTAGCTGAAATTGCAAAAGAGTATGATGATGTGGAGCTTAATTACATGTATGTAGATAATGCTGCCATGCAGCTTATTAAAAATCCGGGGCAGTTTGATGTAATTTTAACAGAAAATATGTTTGGAGATATTTTAAGTGATGAAGCCTCAATGCTGACGGGTTCCCTCGGAATGCTGCCTTCTGCCAGTGTACGGGAGGATTCTTTTGGACTATATGAACCTATACACGGCTCTGCACCGGATATTGCAGGGCAGAATAAAGCTAATCCTATTGGTACTCTTATGAGCATATCTATGATGTTTAAATATAGTTTTAATATGGATGAGATTTCACATAATATAGAAAATTCCATATCAAAAGTTTTAAAAGAAGGGTATAGAACTTTGGATATTGCCACAGAAGGTTCAAAAATTGTAGGAACAGAGGAAATGGGAGAGCTGATAATTAAAAATATGTAA
- the leuD gene encoding 3-isopropylmalate dehydratase small subunit: MIKGKTIKYGDNIDTDVIIPARYLNTSDEKELASHCMEDLDKDFSKKINKGDIIIAGKNFGCGSSREHAPIAIKASGISCVIAETFARIFFRNSINIGLPIMECREAARDIEENDEISIDVNSGAITNITKNKTYKAAPFPEFMQKIIESQGLINYIKKEVESK, encoded by the coding sequence ATGATAAAGGGAAAAACTATTAAATATGGAGACAATATTGATACAGATGTTATAATTCCGGCTAGATATTTAAATACCAGTGATGAAAAGGAACTTGCTTCTCACTGTATGGAGGATTTGGATAAGGACTTTTCAAAGAAGATAAATAAAGGAGACATAATTATAGCAGGTAAAAATTTTGGATGTGGATCCTCAAGAGAACACGCACCTATAGCTATTAAGGCATCGGGAATCAGCTGTGTAATAGCAGAAACCTTTGCCAGAATATTTTTTAGAAATTCTATAAATATTGGACTTCCCATAATGGAATGCAGAGAAGCTGCAAGGGATATAGAAGAAAATGATGAGATATCTATTGATGTAAATTCAGGGGCAATCACCAATATAACTAAAAATAAAACTTATAAAGCAGCACCCTTTCCAGAGTTTATGCAGAAAATAATAGAATCTCAAGGACTTATAAACTATATAAAAAAGGAGGTGGAAAGTAAGTGA
- the leuC gene encoding 3-isopropylmalate dehydratase large subunit yields MAMTMTQKILASHAGLDSVKSGELIKVKLDLVLGNDITTPVAINEFNKIGSNKVFHKEKVAIVPDHFTPNKDIKSAEQCKCVREFAKDKDIKNYFEIGQMGIEHALIPEKGLAVCGDVIIGADSHTCTYGALGAFSTGVGSTDMAAGMATGEAWFKVPEAIKFVLNGKLSPWVSGKDIILHIIGMIGVDGALYNSMEFTGEGVGELSMDDRFTIANMAIEAGAKNGIFPVDEKTIEYVKEHSNRSYTVYEADEDAEYVKTIEIDLSKIPPTVAFPHIPENTRTIDEVGEIKIDQVVIGSCTNGRIGDLRVAAKVLKGRKVNSNVRTIIFPATQSIYLQAMKEGLLEIFIESGAVVSTPTCGPCLGGHMGILAKGERAVATTNRNFTGRMGHVESEVYLASPAVAAASAVTGKISSPEEVV; encoded by the coding sequence GTGGCAATGACCATGACGCAAAAAATACTAGCTTCCCATGCAGGGCTGGATAGTGTAAAATCGGGAGAATTAATAAAAGTAAAATTGGATTTAGTACTTGGAAATGATATAACTACCCCGGTAGCTATAAATGAATTTAACAAAATTGGAAGCAATAAAGTTTTTCACAAGGAAAAGGTTGCAATTGTTCCAGATCACTTTACTCCTAATAAGGATATAAAATCAGCAGAGCAGTGCAAATGTGTAAGGGAATTTGCAAAGGACAAAGATATTAAAAATTATTTTGAAATAGGTCAAATGGGAATTGAACACGCCCTTATTCCAGAAAAAGGATTGGCGGTATGTGGAGATGTAATAATAGGTGCAGACTCCCATACCTGCACTTATGGTGCACTGGGAGCTTTTTCCACAGGCGTTGGAAGCACAGATATGGCTGCAGGAATGGCCACAGGAGAAGCATGGTTTAAAGTGCCAGAAGCTATAAAATTTGTACTAAATGGTAAATTAAGCCCCTGGGTAAGTGGAAAAGATATTATTCTCCATATTATTGGAATGATAGGAGTGGATGGAGCTCTTTATAATTCCATGGAATTTACAGGAGAAGGGGTAGGAGAATTATCTATGGATGACAGATTCACCATAGCTAATATGGCTATTGAAGCAGGAGCTAAAAATGGAATTTTTCCAGTAGATGAAAAAACTATAGAATATGTAAAAGAGCATTCAAATAGAAGTTATACTGTATATGAAGCAGATGAAGATGCAGAATATGTTAAAACAATAGAAATAGATTTGTCAAAAATTCCTCCTACAGTGGCATTCCCTCATATACCTGAAAATACCAGAACTATTGATGAGGTGGGAGAGATAAAAATAGATCAAGTAGTCATAGGCTCCTGTACTAATGGCAGAATAGGAGACTTAAGGGTGGCAGCTAAAGTGCTGAAAGGCAGAAAAGTAAATTCCAATGTAAGAACTATTATATTTCCTGCAACTCAGAGCATATACCTTCAAGCCATGAAAGAGGGACTCTTGGAAATATTTATAGAATCGGGAGCAGTGGTAAGCACACCTACATGCGGTCCCTGCCTCGGAGGACACATGGGTATACTTGCAAAAGGAGAAAGGGCTGTAGCCACCACAAACAGGAATTTTACAGGTAGAATGGGACACGTAGAAAGTGAAGTTTATCTGGCCAGTCCGGCAGTAGCAGCGGCTTCTGCTGTAACAGGAAAAATTTCATCACCAGAGGAGGTAGTATAA
- a CDS encoding 2-isopropylmalate synthase, with amino-acid sequence MTKKIYIFDTTLRDGEQTPKVSLNINDKITIAKQLQKLSVDVIEAGFPKASHGDFEAVKAIAESIQGPVIVGLARASKEDIDCAWEALKGSLKPRIHIFLATSDIHMEHKLKMKPEEVLKRAADMVRYAKGLCPSIEFSPEDATRTRPEFLYKVLEAVIEAGADVVNIPDTVGYTTPVEYGAFIRGIKENVKNIEDAIISVHCHNDLGLAVANSLAAIESGAEQVECAINGLGERAGNAALEEIVMAISTRADSFNCHTDIVTEEITKTSSIVSHVTGMQVQGNKAIVGANAFAHESGIHQHGVLNCRETYEIMTPESVGLKKNFIVLGKHSGRHAFVEHLHEMGYKDLSVEKTDEIFKKFKELADKKKHISDEDIESLVKNEIFHVPEVFKLKYYQVFTGNTVVSTSTVEIECNGKKLSEASCGDGPVDATFKAIEKATGIDVTLNDYFIKAVGSGKDAMGEVTVRIEKEGKIFSAKGISTDIVEASGIAFINAVNKLYYETYSKDLQKISAN; translated from the coding sequence ATGACAAAGAAAATATATATATTTGATACTACGTTGAGGGATGGAGAGCAGACACCTAAGGTGAGCCTTAATATAAATGATAAAATTACTATTGCAAAACAACTTCAAAAATTGTCTGTAGACGTTATAGAAGCTGGATTTCCTAAAGCTTCCCATGGAGATTTTGAGGCAGTTAAAGCTATTGCCGAAAGTATACAGGGACCCGTCATAGTGGGACTTGCGAGAGCTTCAAAGGAAGATATAGACTGTGCCTGGGAAGCTCTTAAAGGTTCCTTAAAACCAAGAATTCATATTTTTCTTGCCACATCAGATATTCACATGGAGCATAAGTTGAAAATGAAACCAGAAGAAGTTTTAAAAAGGGCAGCAGATATGGTAAGATATGCTAAGGGGTTGTGTCCCAGCATAGAATTTTCACCAGAAGATGCTACAAGAACAAGACCAGAGTTTTTATATAAAGTTTTAGAGGCTGTTATAGAAGCAGGTGCAGATGTGGTAAATATACCAGATACGGTAGGGTATACTACTCCCGTGGAGTATGGTGCATTTATTAGAGGAATTAAAGAAAATGTAAAAAATATTGAAGATGCAATTATAAGTGTACACTGTCATAATGATTTGGGCCTGGCTGTGGCAAATTCTCTGGCAGCTATTGAAAGTGGTGCAGAGCAAGTTGAATGTGCCATAAATGGACTGGGAGAGAGGGCAGGAAATGCAGCCCTTGAAGAAATTGTAATGGCAATCAGTACAAGAGCAGATAGTTTCAATTGTCATACGGATATTGTAACAGAGGAGATAACTAAAACCAGCAGTATAGTAAGCCATGTGACAGGTATGCAGGTTCAAGGAAACAAGGCAATAGTGGGAGCCAATGCTTTTGCTCATGAATCCGGTATACACCAACATGGGGTGTTAAACTGCAGAGAAACCTATGAAATTATGACACCAGAATCCGTAGGACTTAAGAAAAATTTTATAGTTTTAGGCAAACATTCTGGAAGACATGCTTTTGTAGAGCATTTACATGAAATGGGATATAAAGATTTAAGTGTAGAAAAAACAGATGAAATTTTTAAAAAATTCAAAGAACTGGCAGATAAGAAAAAGCATATATCAGATGAGGATATAGAAAGTCTTGTGAAGAATGAAATATTTCATGTCCCAGAAGTATTTAAATTAAAGTACTATCAAGTTTTTACAGGAAACACTGTAGTGTCTACTTCTACTGTGGAGATTGAATGTAACGGAAAAAAATTAAGCGAAGCTTCCTGTGGAGACGGACCCGTGGATGCTACATTTAAAGCTATTGAAAAAGCCACTGGCATAGACGTTACTTTAAATGACTATTTTATAAAAGCTGTAGGAAGTGGGAAAGATGCAATGGGAGAAGTAACTGTAAGAATTGAAAAGGAAGGGAAAATATTTTCAGCAAAAGGTATAAGTACAGATATTGTAGAGGCCAGCGGTATAGCTTTTATAAATGCTGTAAATAAATTGTATTATGAAACCTATTCAAAGGATTTACAAAAAATTTCAGCTAATTAG
- a CDS encoding methyl-accepting chemotaxis protein, which produces MKEKRSKGHELKNDKLSRSFFSSYLWFLGIIVISIIIIGSVCFYNTKNELTKLGETAIKNRIQMGIVMMEALEEQVQKGKLTRNEAQEVFKSKMLNPKQSDGKTRGLNSNLELNIEAYMYAVNSKGVEMMHPYKEGEDISSIKDSDGNSLVQLIMDEAKNPKSGGIVHFNWKNPGETRERPKINAVAYFEPWDWYINVGCYDEDFYKPLYKILIIIVTISAIIILISVLFIGVLMKNKVRPLGEIINSMKMASKGNMSVKVNIKNKDEIGIIAQIFNEMIDEIKNVLIKIKNTSSVIDEKVVNIGSFTEVTSENSSSIKDAMEQVSSAVSDSAKDMQNSIESMSILSENINMVKENSITMKEDVFKASQLNSNIINILNELENKNKENIEASKETNSNIKKLLNKSNDIVSIVETIEGISNEINLLSLNASIESARAGEAGRGFAVVAEQIKELSDETFESVKQINVLIKELIDTVNVSAGSVETSSKVIESQVDTINETKQTLGKVIDFMENMPKVIEKNVAQIEEVYENKDVVSSSMDSILSVTQEIAASSEEITASTLEVRERMEDVKKLTVDLEQVSGELKEKVNKFLL; this is translated from the coding sequence ATGAAAGAAAAAAGATCTAAAGGGCATGAACTAAAAAACGACAAATTAAGCCGGAGTTTTTTTAGTTCTTATTTATGGTTTTTAGGTATAATTGTAATCTCTATAATTATAATAGGCTCTGTATGTTTTTATAATACTAAAAATGAACTTACAAAATTAGGAGAAACTGCTATAAAAAATAGAATTCAAATGGGTATTGTAATGATGGAGGCGCTTGAAGAACAGGTTCAAAAAGGAAAGCTTACACGGAATGAAGCTCAAGAGGTATTTAAAAGTAAAATGTTAAATCCCAAGCAGTCTGATGGAAAAACAAGGGGACTTAATTCAAATTTAGAATTAAATATAGAAGCCTATATGTATGCTGTTAATAGTAAGGGAGTTGAGATGATGCACCCTTACAAGGAGGGAGAGGATATATCAAGTATTAAAGATTCAGATGGAAACAGTTTGGTACAGCTTATAATGGATGAAGCTAAGAATCCTAAAAGTGGAGGAATAGTACACTTTAACTGGAAAAATCCGGGAGAAACCCGAGAAAGACCTAAAATAAATGCTGTAGCTTATTTTGAACCTTGGGACTGGTACATAAATGTAGGATGTTATGATGAAGATTTTTATAAACCTCTATATAAAATTTTAATAATCATAGTTACAATATCTGCAATTATAATATTAATTTCTGTGCTATTTATAGGCGTCCTTATGAAAAACAAGGTAAGACCTTTAGGTGAAATAATAAATTCTATGAAAATGGCATCTAAAGGTAATATGTCTGTAAAAGTAAATATAAAGAATAAAGATGAAATAGGAATTATAGCACAAATATTTAATGAAATGATAGATGAGATAAAAAATGTTCTTATAAAGATAAAAAATACCTCATCTGTAATAGATGAAAAAGTAGTCAACATAGGTTCCTTTACTGAGGTTACTTCTGAAAATTCAAGTAGTATAAAAGACGCAATGGAACAAGTATCTTCAGCTGTAAGTGATTCCGCAAAAGACATGCAAAATAGTATTGAAAGCATGAGCATTTTGTCAGAAAATATAAATATGGTGAAAGAAAACAGTATTACTATGAAAGAAGATGTATTTAAGGCCAGTCAGTTAAATTCAAATATTATAAACATACTTAATGAACTTGAAAATAAAAATAAAGAGAATATAGAAGCTTCCAAAGAAACCAACAGTAATATAAAAAAATTATTGAACAAATCCAATGACATAGTAAGCATAGTAGAAACTATAGAAGGAATTTCAAATGAAATAAATCTGCTTTCTTTAAATGCATCCATAGAATCTGCCAGAGCCGGAGAAGCCGGGCGGGGGTTTGCAGTGGTGGCAGAACAGATTAAAGAACTGTCAGATGAAACTTTTGAATCTGTGAAACAAATTAACGTACTCATAAAGGAACTTATAGATACGGTTAATGTTTCTGCAGGAAGCGTGGAAACTTCAAGTAAAGTGATAGAATCTCAGGTTGATACTATAAATGAAACAAAACAGACATTAGGCAAGGTAATTGACTTTATGGAAAATATGCCAAAGGTAATTGAAAAAAATGTGGCCCAGATAGAGGAAGTTTATGAAAATAAGGATGTAGTTAGTTCTTCTATGGACTCCATACTTTCAGTTACACAGGAAATAGCAGCATCTTCAGAGGAAATAACAGCTTCTACCCTTGAGGTAAGAGAGAGAATGGAAGATGTAAAAAAGCTTACAGTGGATTTGGAACAGGTTTCCGGAGAATTGAAAGAAAAAGTAAATAAGTTTTTGTTATAG
- a CDS encoding cytochrome c biogenesis protein: protein MDYENFKIETFIPEDYVDKLRESLNNIGALNVGGNYDNCMSVSKVTGYWRPLQGADPFQGTVNEVSKEEECKVEFRCRNKIVYKAVSTIKKVHPYEEPVINIIPLVEISDK, encoded by the coding sequence ATGGATTATGAAAATTTTAAAATAGAAACTTTTATACCTGAAGATTATGTGGACAAATTGAGGGAAAGTTTAAATAATATAGGGGCGCTTAATGTAGGTGGAAATTATGATAATTGTATGTCGGTTTCTAAGGTTACAGGATACTGGAGGCCTCTTCAGGGAGCAGATCCTTTTCAAGGCACCGTAAATGAAGTAAGTAAAGAAGAGGAGTGTAAGGTAGAATTTCGCTGTAGAAATAAAATAGTATATAAAGCTGTTAGTACCATAAAAAAAGTTCATCCCTATGAAGAACCTGTAATAAATATAATACCTCTTGTTGAAATATCTGATAAATAG